DNA sequence from the Gordonia polyisoprenivorans genome:
CCTGCCCGGCGCCGGTCACCACGACCACACGACCGGCATTGGACGCACTCTCAGCCACTGTTGTTGTCCTCTCAGATGTTTCGGTTCACAGCTCGCGGTTCGTTCGGTTGCAGATCAGACGTCGTTGCCGGCATTGGCGGCGGCGAGAAATGCCGGTAGTTCGCCCCCGCCGTGGACGGTCAGGGTGGCGCCGGTGATGTAGCCGGCCAGCGGTGAGAGCAGGAAGGCCGCGGCGGCGCCGACGTCGGCGGGGCGGGCCATGCGGCCCATCGGAATCGTCCGGCCGACCGCGGCGATACCCGCGTCGTCGCCGTAGTGCAGGTGCGCCTGTTCGGTCTCGACCGGTCCGGCGACGATGGAGTTCACCCGAACCCTGGGCGCCCATTCGACGGCGAGTGACGCGGTGAGACTGTCGAGTCCGGCTTTGGCTGCCCCATACGCCGACGTTCCCGGCGACGCGCGGTGGCCACTCACGCTCGAGATGTTGACGATCGCGCCACCGCCCTCCTGATCACGCATGACGGCCTGCGCCGCACGCGCGACGATCAGCGGGGCAAGCAGATTCAGCTCGACGATCTTGCTCGCGAAGCGCGGCGAGGCGTCGGCCGCCAGCGCGAACGGCGACCCGCCCGCATTGTTGATCACGCCGTCGATCCGCCCGTGGGTCTCGACGATTCGCGCGAGAGTGGCGGCCACCGCGTCCTCGTCGCGCACATCGCACGGAAGAAATGTTGCCGCGGAGATGGATTCGAGCTCGTCGTTCGAATGCCGAGCACAGGCCACCGGGGTCACGCCGAGGTCGGCGAGGGTGGCAACGATGCCGAGCCCGACACCTCGGGCCCCGCCGGTCACCAACACGACCCGTCCGGCGAGCCCGAGGTCGTAGCGTCCCGGCCGTCCGGTCACCTGTGCGGTCGTCGTCATGGGTGCTACCCTACCAAACAACCAAGCAATTGCTTGGTTGGTTTTTCGAGCGCTTCGCCGAGAGGAGCACGCGTGCCGATCACCACTACCCGCACCGATGGCGGGGTCGTCACCGTCACCGTCGACTACCCGCCGGTCAACGCGCTGCCGTCGTCGGCATGGTTCGACCTCGCCGACGCCATCACCACCGCGGGCAACGACCCGGAAACACACGTGGTGATCCTGCGGGCGGAGGGCCGGGGTTTCAACGCCGGCGTCGACATCAAGGAGATGCAGGCCACCGAGGGATTCGGGGCGTTGATCGCCGCCAACCACGGATGCACCGCGGCGTTCAGCGCGGTCTACGACTGCGCCGTCCCGGTGGTCGTCGCGGTCAAGAACTTCTGCGTCGGTGGCGGAATCGGGCTGGTCGGCAACGCCGACGTGATCGTCGCCTCCGAGGGCGCCGTGTTCGGTCTTCCCGAGGTCGATCGCGGGGCACTGGGCGCCGCAACACATCTCGCACGTCTGGTTCCCCAGCATATGATGCGCACCCTGTATTACACCGCCCAGAACGTCACCGCAGAACAACTCCTGCACTTCGGCTCGGTCCATCGCGTGGTGGCCGCCGACGACCTCGATGCCGCGGCACTCGATGTCGCCGAGAAGATCGCCGCCAAGGACACCAGGGTGATCCGCGCGGCGAAGTCGGCGATCAACCACATCGACCCGGTGGACGTGAAGGCCAGCTACCGCCTCGAGCAGGGATACACCTTCGAACTCAATCTGGCCGGCGTCGCCGACGAACACCGCGATGAGTTCGTGGCGACCGGCAAGGCCCTCAACACGGGAGGACACGCCTGACATGGCAGCCACACCCACTGCAGCCACACCCACCGACAAGACGAGCACGCTCGACGGCGTCATCGGCGAGCTGCGCGACGGGATGACGATCGGTATCGGCGGCTGGGGTTCGCGGCGCAAGCCGATGGCACTCGTCCGCGCGTTGGCCCGCTCTGCGGTGACCGACCTGACCATCGTCACCTACGGCGGGCCCGATCTCGGACTACTCTGTGCTGCAGGCAAAGTCCGTCGCGTGTACTACGGCTTCGTTTCCCTGGACTCCGCCCCGTTCTACGATCCCTGGTTCGCCCACGCCCGGACCACCGGCGCAATCGAGGCACGCGAGATGGACGAGGGCATGATCAAGTGCGGGCTGCAGGCCGCCGCGGCCCGGTTGCCGTTCCTGCCGATCCGGGCCGGACTCGGCTCCGATGTGCCGGCGTTCTGGGAGGGCGAGCTCAAGACCATCGAGTCCCCGTATCCCGACCCCGACGGCCGCACGCAGACACTCATCGCGATGCCCGCCCTGCGACTCGACGCCGCCTTCGTCCACCTCGACCTCGCCGATACCCGCGGCAACGCCGCCTACACCGGCGTCGACCCGTACATGGACGACTTGTTCTGTGCCGCCGCAGCGCGCCGGTATCTGGAGACCGATCAACTCGTCGACACCGAGGTTCTCGTCAAGTCCGTTCCGGTGCAACGGATTCTGCTCAACAGGATGAATGTGGACCGGGTGGTGCATACGCCGAACGGGGCGCACCACTCCTTCGCAGGCGACTACGGCCGCGACGAGGCGTTCCAACGGTTCTACGTCGAGCAGGCCAAGGACGCCGACGCGTGGGCCGCATTCCGCACGCGCTTCCTCGACGTCGACGAACCCACCTATCAACGCGAGGTCGCCGCGTGGCGTGCCGAACAGGAGGACCGCAAGTGACCACAGCGACCACCGGGGTCACCCGGGCCGAGTACTGCGTCGTCTCCTGCGCCGAGATCTTCCGTGGCGCAGGCGAGATCATGGCGTCGCCGATGGCGCCGATCCCGCTGCTCGGAGCGCGCTTGGCGCGCCTGAGCTTTGCGCCCGATCTGCTCATCACCGACGGGGAGGCGTTGATCCTCGCCGACACACCGGGCATCGGCAAGACGGGTCCCATCGAGGGGTGGATGCCGTTCTCCAAGGTGTTCGACGTCGTGGCGTCGGGTCGGCGCCATGTGGTGATGGGCGCCAACCAGATCGATCGTTTCGGCAATCAGAACCTGTCGGCGTTCGGCCCGTTGCAACACCCGACCCGACAGATGTTCGGCGCCCGTGGCGCTCCCGGCAACACCATCAACCATCCGACGAGTTATTGGGTCCCACGGCATTCGGCACGCGTGTTCGTCGACGCCGTCGACATCGTCTGCGGACTCGGCTTCGACAAAGTCGATCCCGACAACCCCGCCTTCGACGACGTCGACATCGCTCGCGTCGTCACCAATCTCGGTGTCTTCGACTTCGGCGGGCCCGACCACACGATGCGTGCACTGTCACTGCATCCCGGGGTGAGTGCCGAGGAGGTCGCGGAGAGCACCTCCTTCGAGATCGACGGACTCACCGAGGCGCCGACAACGCGGGAACCCTCCGACGAGGAACTCGGCCTGATCCGGGATGTGCTCGATCCCAAGGGTGTTCGCGCCAAAGAGGTGCGGTGAGATGACCGGAGATGGCATAACCGGCTCTGCCACAACGGGCGCCGGGCGCGCCGCACCCCTGCAGACGAGCTTCACCGACCTCGTCGGCGTCGAGTACCCGATCGTGCAAACCGGGATGGGCTGGGTGTCGGGGCCGTCGCTGACGTCGGCGACAGCCAACGCCGGCGGTCTGGGAATCCTCGCGTCGGCGACGATGACCTACGACGAACTCGAAGCGGCCATCGCCAAGACGAAAGCGTTGACCGACAAGCCCTTCGGGGTCAACATCCGCGCCGACGCCACCGACGCACCGCAGCGGATCGACCTGCTGATCCGGGAGGGCGTCAAGGTCGCTTCGTTCGCACTGGCGCCCAAGAAGGAGCTGATCGGCAAGCTCAAAGATCATGGTGTGGTGGTGATCCCGTCGATCGGCGCGGCCAAACACGCGGTGAAGGTGGCCTCCTGGGGCGCCGACGCGGTGATCGTGCAGGGTGGCGAGGGCGGCGGACACACTGGACCGGTGGCCACCACGTTGCTGCTGCCGTCGGTACTCGATGCCCTCGCGGAGAACGGATCCGACATGCCGGTGGTGGCGGCCGGCGGATTCTTCGACGGCCGCGGACTGGCCGCCGCCCTGGCGTATGGCGCGCAGGGGGTGGCGATGGGGACGCGGTTCCTGCTGACCTCGGATTCGGCGGTGCCCGACGCCGTCAAGCAGGAGTATCTGGCCCGGGGCCTCGGTGACACGGTGGTGTCGGTGAAGGTCGACGGGATGCCGCATCGGGTCCTGCGCACCCCGCTCGTCGAGGCGCTGGAGAGCGGTAGCTCCGTCAAAGCCCTTGTCGCCGCAGCCCGTAACGCCAACGAGTTCAAGCAGCTGACCGGAATGCGCTGGACGACGATGCTGCGCGACGGCCGCGCCATGCGACGCTCCGGGGAACGCACCTGGCAGCAGATCATCATGGCAGGCAACACCCCGATGTTGTTGCGCGCAGGACTCGTCGAGGGCGACACCCGCGCGGGCGTCCTCGCCTCGGGTCAGGTCGTCGGAATGATCGACGATCTGCCCAGCTGCAACGAGTTGATCCAATCGATCATGACGCAGGCCCACCAGCGGCTGCACGCACTCGCCGCGCCGGTCAGCGCAGTGTGAGGAGTGTTCGCGTAACGAGATCGGCGACGACGCCGCGACGCGAGGAGTGCGGCTCATCGCGGTCGAGACCTTGGGTGTGGCTGTAGACCACTCCCTCCAGGACGGTCACCAACCGCCGGGCAGCCACGTGCGGCTGCGCGGACCCCAGCGACTCCATCAGTCCTGCGGCCGCGTCCTCGGAGAAAAAACACCGACGCAAGCGCCCACGGACGTCGTCTCCGATTCCGACGTCGAGCAACAGTGCCTGGCGCGCGATCACCTCGGCCACACGATCGGTGACGAGTCCGGTCACGTACTCGCTGATCACCTCGACCGGGTCGCTCGCAGCGCCGGGTTGCCCGAGCACTCCGTGGAACCGTTCATGGGAGACGGTGATCAGCCGGTCGGCGGCGGCGAGCAATAGCGCTTCACGCGTGCGGAAATAGTACGAGGTCGATCCCTTCGGCAGGTCGAGCCGACGATCGATCGCCTGATGCGTGAGAGCGTGCGTGCCCCCGGACGCCGCGAGTTCCAGTGCGGCATCGGCAATTCGTAGGCGGCGATCGGGACGGGGCACACGTCACATGATAGCGAGACTCTACGATGATAGAGTCATGACGATGTTTGGACGTCGAAAACAATCCGCACCGCCCGTGGGCGACGCCGTCTTCGCCGAGGCCGCGACCCGCGCCGGCTTTCGACTGGATCCGTCCCAGATCGTTGCTGCGCAGCATCTCTCGGGCCGAGATCATCTCTATCTCACCGGGCCGGTGGGCCGGGGGAAGACATGGCTGGTCGACACCTACCTCGGCGCCCTGCCCCCGAAGTGCGCACGGCGGCTCCATTGGCATGAGTTCGGACGTGACCTCGATGCGCTGATCAAAGACCGCGGCCTCGAGGGAGCACTCGCGACGATCACGTCGGGTATCCGGGTCCTGTGCTTCGACGAGTTGACCGTCGACGACCGCGCCGACGGGATCTACGTCGACGCGGTGATCCGGCGAGCGATCGAGCGCGACATCCGCCTGATCATCACGTCCAATCATCGACCTTCTGATCTGATGCCCCACCCGTTACTCCACGCCACGTTCCTGCCGAGCATCGATTTCATCGAAATGCACTGTTCTACAGTAGAAATCGATGGTGGAACGGACTACCGCGCACGGTACCGGGCCGGCGCACACCACGACCAAGGGTTCGCCGGCGGCATGTGGACCACCGTCCGTGCCGTACCGACACATCGAGCGCCACAGCCCGAGTCGGTCAACGGGCGCAACTTCTTCGCGTGGGACTCGACTCCCGACCACATCGGGGTGACGTTCGAGGAGATCTGTGGCCGACCGCTCGGTGCCGCCGACTATCTTCGCCTTGCTCGCCGGTACCGTTCGTGGACTGTCAGCGGCGTGCCCGGCCTCGCCACAACCGACCGCCAGAGTGCCCGTCGCTTCGTCCATCTCGTCGACATCCTCTATGACCGGGAAGCGGAACTGAACATCGAGTGTGCGTTCTGCAGAACGGAATTCGCCCATTGCGCCGCTGTGGACCACATATCTCGGGCCCGCCTGATGAGCAGGTTGTCAACGCTCGGCGAGTCTACCGCCTTGTGACTCCCACTACGCGTACAACTCGTCGAGCAACGTGCCGATCTCCTCCACGGTGTCCCAGGTGTCGGGTACGCGGTAGTCGTTGTCGTACCGGGCCATCAACTCGGTGCGGGGTAACGCCCGGAGATACGCGTCGTAGCACTGCTCGGCAAAGAGATTTCCGCGCCGAGTGAGGTTGTTGATGTTGATCTGCGAGACGAAGTGTTTCGCCACGAACCCGGTGGGACGGTCGGTTTCAGAGGTGGCGTCGGCGATCGCGTCGGCATGGTCGTCGGCGGGTACCAATCCACGTCTGCACGCCCAGACCATGAAGGCCGCGATGTGGATGGCGGCCGCGGACACATCGAGGCCGAGGTCGATCACCGAATCCGTGTGCCACTCGGCATCGTCATAGGTCACGACGGTCAGCGTAGGGCGCAGTACTCGACCCGCCCAGCCATGTCGACCGGACGACCGACCGAGCCGAGAAAATCCCGCCGACCCGCGGAATAACCGCGGACCACGGTCCGGTTGCACACGGTATGAGTTCTCACATCGCCATTTTCGGAGGCACCGGTTACGCCGGTGGTCACATCGCCGCCGAGGCCGTTCGCCGCGGCCATCAGGTCACCTCGTACAGTCGCTCCGGCGCACCCGAGAATCCCGTCGACGGCGTGACCTACGACGTCGGATCGCTCGCCGACGCCGACTTGGTGGATCGTGTCGCCGATGGCGCCGACGTCGTGGTGATCGCGGTACACGGTGCCGACGTGGATGGGAAGCCACTCGTCGACCTCATCCCTTCGGTGACCGCGGCGGCAATCGCACACAACACACGCGTCGGTGTGGTCGGAGGAGCGGGTAGTTCGCTGGTGGCCGAGGGCGGCCCACGGCTGGTCGACACCCCCGACTTCAACGACGAATGGAAGCCCGAGGCACTGGCCCACGCAGATGTGCTCGACGCACTGCGCGCCGGCCCCACCGAACTCGACTGGTTCTATGTCTCCCCCGCCGCCCTGTTCGGGTCGTGGGCACCCGGTGAGAACACCGGGAGCTATCGCACCGACGACGATCTCCTGGTGACCAAGGACGACGGCAGCTCGGAGATCTCGGGTACCGACTTCGCTCGCGCTTTCGTCGACGAGATCGAGCAGCGCGCGCACATCCGGAAGCGGTTCACGACCGGGCACTGACGGCCTTTTCCGACCTCACCGTGCGCGCAGGTGGCGGAACGATCTGTTCGGACGCACCGCTACCCCGCGATCGCGTTGTGCTCGACTCGCAGATCCTTCTTGAGGATCTTGCCGCTCGGGTTCTTCGGCAGGGCGTCGGCGAACACGATGTACTTCGGCCGCTTGTATCCGGCGAGGATCGGCTCGAGGTGGGCCGCGACGGCCTCCTCGGTGAGGGTCGCGCCGTCCTTGGGGACGACGACGGCGGTGACCGCCTCGATCCACTTCGGATGTGGCACACCGAAGACCGCGACCTCGGCCACGCCGTCGAGCAGGTAGATGGCCTCCTCGACCTCCCGTGAGGCGACGTTCTCCCCACCGGTCTTGATCATGTCCTTCTTGCGGTCGACCACCGAGAGGTAGCCGTCGGCGTCGATGACGCCGAGGTCGCCGGAGTGGAACCAGCCGTTGCGGAATGCCGCAGCGGTCTTCTCCTCGTCGTGGTAATAGCCCAGTGCCGCATGGGGACTGCGGTGTACGATCTCGCCGACCTGCCCCACCGGCACCGGATTGTCGTCATCATCGACGACCTTGGTCTCGACGTTCAACGATGCCCGCCCGGCCGACCCGGCCCGGTCGATCTGCTCATGCGGCTGCAGAATGGTTGCCAGCGGCGACATCTCGGTCTGGCCGTAGAAATTCCACAACAACACCTCGGGCAACCGGCGTGACAACTCGCGCAGGATCTCCACCGGCATCGGCGAGGCGCCGTAATACCCCTTGCGTAGCGACGACAGGTCGCGCGTGTCGAAGTCGGGATGACGCAGCAGCGAGATCCAGACCGTCGGCGGGCAGAACAGTTTGGTGACACGCGCGGACTCGATGGTCGCCAGGATCGTCGCCGGATCGGGCGCGGGCAGGATGATACTGGTCGCCCCGAGGTAGATGTCGGTGGAGAAGAAGCAGTCGAGTTGCGCGCAGTGATACATCGGCAGCGAGTGGATCTCGACGTCCTCACCCGACATGCCACCGTCGATGATGCACGAA
Encoded proteins:
- a CDS encoding SDR family oxidoreductase, translated to MTTTAQVTGRPGRYDLGLAGRVVLVTGGARGVGLGIVATLADLGVTPVACARHSNDELESISAATFLPCDVRDEDAVAATLARIVETHGRIDGVINNAGGSPFALAADASPRFASKIVELNLLAPLIVARAAQAVMRDQEGGGAIVNISSVSGHRASPGTSAYGAAKAGLDSLTASLAVEWAPRVRVNSIVAGPVETEQAHLHYGDDAGIAAVGRTIPMGRMARPADVGAAAAFLLSPLAGYITGATLTVHGGGELPAFLAAANAGNDV
- the echA20 gene encoding (7aS)-7a-methyl-1,5-dioxo-2,3,5,6,7,7a-hexahydro-1H-indene-carboxyl-CoA hydrolase — translated: MPITTTRTDGGVVTVTVDYPPVNALPSSAWFDLADAITTAGNDPETHVVILRAEGRGFNAGVDIKEMQATEGFGALIAANHGCTAAFSAVYDCAVPVVVAVKNFCVGGGIGLVGNADVIVASEGAVFGLPEVDRGALGAATHLARLVPQHMMRTLYYTAQNVTAEQLLHFGSVHRVVAADDLDAAALDVAEKIAAKDTRVIRAAKSAINHIDPVDVKASYRLEQGYTFELNLAGVADEHRDEFVATGKALNTGGHA
- a CDS encoding CoA transferase subunit A; its protein translation is MAATPTAATPTDKTSTLDGVIGELRDGMTIGIGGWGSRRKPMALVRALARSAVTDLTIVTYGGPDLGLLCAAGKVRRVYYGFVSLDSAPFYDPWFAHARTTGAIEAREMDEGMIKCGLQAAAARLPFLPIRAGLGSDVPAFWEGELKTIESPYPDPDGRTQTLIAMPALRLDAAFVHLDLADTRGNAAYTGVDPYMDDLFCAAAARRYLETDQLVDTEVLVKSVPVQRILLNRMNVDRVVHTPNGAHHSFAGDYGRDEAFQRFYVEQAKDADAWAAFRTRFLDVDEPTYQREVAAWRAEQEDRK
- a CDS encoding CoA-transferase subunit beta, which gives rise to MTTATTGVTRAEYCVVSCAEIFRGAGEIMASPMAPIPLLGARLARLSFAPDLLITDGEALILADTPGIGKTGPIEGWMPFSKVFDVVASGRRHVVMGANQIDRFGNQNLSAFGPLQHPTRQMFGARGAPGNTINHPTSYWVPRHSARVFVDAVDIVCGLGFDKVDPDNPAFDDVDIARVVTNLGVFDFGGPDHTMRALSLHPGVSAEEVAESTSFEIDGLTEAPTTREPSDEELGLIRDVLDPKGVRAKEVR
- a CDS encoding NAD(P)H-dependent flavin oxidoreductase; amino-acid sequence: MTGDGITGSATTGAGRAAPLQTSFTDLVGVEYPIVQTGMGWVSGPSLTSATANAGGLGILASATMTYDELEAAIAKTKALTDKPFGVNIRADATDAPQRIDLLIREGVKVASFALAPKKELIGKLKDHGVVVIPSIGAAKHAVKVASWGADAVIVQGGEGGGHTGPVATTLLLPSVLDALAENGSDMPVVAAGGFFDGRGLAAALAYGAQGVAMGTRFLLTSDSAVPDAVKQEYLARGLGDTVVSVKVDGMPHRVLRTPLVEALESGSSVKALVAAARNANEFKQLTGMRWTTMLRDGRAMRRSGERTWQQIIMAGNTPMLLRAGLVEGDTRAGVLASGQVVGMIDDLPSCNELIQSIMTQAHQRLHALAAPVSAV
- a CDS encoding TetR/AcrR family transcriptional regulator is translated as MPRPDRRLRIADAALELAASGGTHALTHQAIDRRLDLPKGSTSYYFRTREALLLAAADRLITVSHERFHGVLGQPGAASDPVEVISEYVTGLVTDRVAEVIARQALLLDVGIGDDVRGRLRRCFFSEDAAAGLMESLGSAQPHVAARRLVTVLEGVVYSHTQGLDRDEPHSSRRGVVADLVTRTLLTLR
- the zapE gene encoding cell division protein ZapE, translating into MFGRRKQSAPPVGDAVFAEAATRAGFRLDPSQIVAAQHLSGRDHLYLTGPVGRGKTWLVDTYLGALPPKCARRLHWHEFGRDLDALIKDRGLEGALATITSGIRVLCFDELTVDDRADGIYVDAVIRRAIERDIRLIITSNHRPSDLMPHPLLHATFLPSIDFIEMHCSTVEIDGGTDYRARYRAGAHHDQGFAGGMWTTVRAVPTHRAPQPESVNGRNFFAWDSTPDHIGVTFEEICGRPLGAADYLRLARRYRSWTVSGVPGLATTDRQSARRFVHLVDILYDREAELNIECAFCRTEFAHCAAVDHISRARLMSRLSTLGESTAL
- a CDS encoding NAD(P)-dependent oxidoreductase produces the protein MSSHIAIFGGTGYAGGHIAAEAVRRGHQVTSYSRSGAPENPVDGVTYDVGSLADADLVDRVADGADVVVIAVHGADVDGKPLVDLIPSVTAAAIAHNTRVGVVGGAGSSLVAEGGPRLVDTPDFNDEWKPEALAHADVLDALRAGPTELDWFYVSPAALFGSWAPGENTGSYRTDDDLLVTKDDGSSEISGTDFARAFVDEIEQRAHIRKRFTTGH
- a CDS encoding acyl-CoA synthetase — translated: MGPEFSESTEAAIRTAREHSIGALLHRSAQRSPDKIAIIDGDTELTFAEFDAAVNRCANTLTARGLLRGDRLALISHNCWQFGVLNFATARLGVILVPINFGLGAEEIAFILTHSGARGVVVEDALGPTVTSAIDLAAAAVDIRGWIALSGAAPAHGWEDATAWMTTGDATAPGIVVGDDEPVRMMYTSGTESRPKGVLLSSKSLITQYVSCIIDGGMSGEDVEIHSLPMYHCAQLDCFFSTDIYLGATSIILPAPDPATILATIESARVTKLFCPPTVWISLLRHPDFDTRDLSSLRKGYYGASPMPVEILRELSRRLPEVLLWNFYGQTEMSPLATILQPHEQIDRAGSAGRASLNVETKVVDDDDNPVPVGQVGEIVHRSPHAALGYYHDEEKTAAAFRNGWFHSGDLGVIDADGYLSVVDRKKDMIKTGGENVASREVEEAIYLLDGVAEVAVFGVPHPKWIEAVTAVVVPKDGATLTEEAVAAHLEPILAGYKRPKYIVFADALPKNPSGKILKKDLRVEHNAIAG